One region of Natronorubrum aibiense genomic DNA includes:
- a CDS encoding SIR2 family NAD-dependent protein deacylase codes for MDDLERLAADIRRADTVVAFTGAGISAPSGVPTFRGDDGVWEHFDEGQFTYGRFQRDPEGFWADRLELQRAMFGDEFEPNAAHEALAGMGHDGTLDAILTQNTDGLHGDAADATGTDGTTLLELHGNARRVRCTDCGRRTDGDPVFERAADGELPPTCECGGVYKPDVVLFGEQLPGAVIQRARELARESDVFLAIGSSLVVEPAASLPRLAASPEATVGIVNLESTPVDSTADVVCREDVTAVLPRLRSLLEE; via the coding sequence ATGGACGACCTCGAGCGACTCGCCGCCGACATCCGGCGTGCAGACACTGTGGTTGCGTTCACCGGCGCGGGGATCTCCGCGCCCTCTGGCGTCCCAACCTTCCGCGGCGACGACGGCGTCTGGGAGCACTTCGACGAGGGTCAGTTTACGTACGGGCGCTTTCAGCGCGACCCCGAAGGGTTCTGGGCGGATCGCCTCGAACTGCAGCGGGCGATGTTCGGCGACGAGTTCGAACCCAACGCGGCCCACGAGGCGCTGGCCGGGATGGGCCATGACGGCACTCTCGATGCCATTTTGACCCAGAATACGGACGGCCTGCACGGCGACGCCGCCGACGCGACCGGGACGGATGGCACGACGCTGCTCGAACTCCACGGCAACGCTCGGCGCGTGCGCTGTACCGACTGCGGGCGGCGCACTGATGGCGATCCGGTCTTCGAACGCGCTGCCGACGGTGAGTTGCCACCGACCTGCGAGTGTGGCGGCGTCTACAAACCCGACGTCGTCCTCTTCGGCGAACAGCTCCCGGGCGCGGTCATCCAGCGCGCTCGAGAACTCGCTCGCGAGAGTGACGTCTTCCTCGCGATCGGGTCCTCGCTGGTGGTCGAACCCGCCGCGTCGCTGCCCCGACTCGCGGCGTCGCCGGAGGCGACCGTCGGGATCGTCAACCTCGAATCGACACCGGTCGACTCGACGGCCGACGTCGTCTGTCGTGAGGACGTGACGGCTGTGTTGCCGCGACTTCGAAGCCTGCTCGAGGAGTGA
- the aspS gene encoding aspartate--tRNA(Asn) ligase has translation MQDRIHTADAEPGDDVTVAGWVHEIRDLGGIAFLILRDSTGKIQIKFEKDEMDEELVETGLGVSRESVVSVSGAVEEEPRAPTGVEITPESVEVVAPADPELPLDPSGKVDADLSTRLDNRTLDLRKDDVQAIFEIRSEILRAVRERFREFECTEITTPKIVATGTEGGTELFPITYFGEEAFMNQSPQLFKQLIAGSNVERVFEIGPIFRAEEHNTPRHLNEATSIDFEGAFCDQNDAMDVVEGVVKAAYEAIAENCSDELEALGLEDEFEVPEEAFPRISYEEAIERINATGELDEQLVWGDDLPTEGEKALGDDVGGHYFITDWPSEIKPFYIKDHDDDDQLSTGFDLMHPRMELVSGGQREHRHEKLIEGFEQQGLDPEQFEYYTKMFKYGMPPHAGFGLGGERLIMTILGLDNIREAVLFPRDRQRLSP, from the coding sequence ATGCAGGACAGAATCCATACTGCCGACGCCGAGCCGGGCGACGACGTAACCGTCGCTGGCTGGGTGCACGAGATCCGCGACCTCGGCGGCATCGCCTTCTTGATTCTCCGAGACAGCACGGGCAAGATCCAGATCAAGTTCGAGAAAGACGAGATGGACGAGGAGCTCGTCGAAACCGGTCTCGGCGTCTCTCGAGAGAGCGTCGTGTCGGTCTCGGGTGCCGTCGAAGAGGAGCCACGCGCGCCGACGGGCGTCGAGATCACGCCCGAGAGCGTCGAAGTCGTCGCCCCCGCAGACCCCGAACTACCGCTCGACCCCTCGGGGAAGGTCGACGCCGACCTCTCGACGCGACTCGACAACCGCACGCTCGACCTCCGTAAGGACGACGTGCAGGCCATCTTCGAGATCCGCTCGGAGATCCTGCGTGCCGTCCGCGAGCGGTTCCGCGAGTTCGAGTGTACGGAGATCACCACGCCGAAGATCGTCGCCACGGGGACCGAAGGCGGCACCGAACTCTTCCCGATCACATACTTCGGCGAGGAGGCCTTCATGAACCAGTCGCCACAGCTGTTCAAGCAGCTGATCGCCGGCTCGAACGTCGAGCGCGTCTTCGAGATCGGCCCGATCTTCCGCGCCGAAGAGCACAACACGCCGCGACACCTGAACGAGGCGACCTCGATCGACTTCGAGGGCGCGTTCTGCGACCAGAACGACGCGATGGACGTCGTCGAAGGCGTCGTCAAAGCCGCCTACGAAGCCATCGCCGAGAACTGCAGCGACGAACTCGAGGCGCTCGGCCTCGAAGACGAGTTCGAGGTGCCCGAGGAGGCGTTCCCACGCATCAGCTACGAGGAGGCCATCGAGCGCATCAACGCGACAGGCGAACTCGACGAGCAACTCGTCTGGGGCGACGACCTGCCGACCGAGGGCGAGAAGGCACTCGGCGACGACGTCGGCGGCCACTACTTCATCACCGACTGGCCGAGCGAGATCAAGCCGTTCTACATCAAAGACCATGACGACGACGACCAGCTCTCGACGGGCTTCGACCTGATGCACCCGCGGATGGAACTCGTCTCCGGCGGCCAGCGCGAGCATCGCCACGAGAAGCTCATCGAAGGCTTCGAACAGCAGGGGCTCGATCCCGAGCAGTTCGAGTACTACACGAAGATGTTCAAATACGGCATGCCGCCCCACGCCGGCTTCGGCCTCGGTGGCGAGCGCCTGATCATGACGATTCTCGGACTGGACAACATCCGAGAGGCTGTGTTGTTCCCGAGAGACCGACAGCGACTCTCGCCGTAG
- a CDS encoding cytochrome P450: MSSDTPAIRNEQPPGPSGLPIVGNQLAFLRDPYGFMTNTAREYGDIAQWEDPGGPVYQLNHPDYIEQVLVQNNQHYVKGERFQTILGPVTGNGILNSEGAVWRRNRHLIQPAFHPDRIQEYASMMTEFTEAGLEEWDDGQTRLFHEDMMEITLRIVARALFGVDIDDAVDTVGDALEEFMLASESLSHLVLPPTIPTPSRRRIQRAREELDAVVYRLIEQRRANPTDRDVISKLLEVSDEEGATLSDEQIRDEVVTLLLAGHETTALALTFTAYLLATNPTAEQRLVEELEDVLGGRTPTMADLSELTYTERVVKESMRLYPPVPGIVREPVKPDVIGGYEIQPGSTVRMHQWVVHRDPRWYDDPLAFRPERWTDEMESDLPKLAYFPFAAGPRRCIGDRFAMLEARLMLATIYQNYHLELVPGTDLDLMATITARPKHEIPMTVHER, translated from the coding sequence ATGAGCAGTGACACCCCCGCGATCCGCAACGAGCAGCCGCCAGGTCCCAGTGGGCTGCCGATCGTCGGCAACCAACTCGCCTTCCTCCGCGATCCGTACGGCTTCATGACGAACACGGCCCGAGAGTACGGCGACATCGCCCAGTGGGAGGATCCGGGCGGCCCGGTCTACCAGCTCAACCATCCCGACTACATCGAGCAGGTACTCGTCCAGAACAACCAGCACTACGTCAAAGGCGAACGGTTTCAGACCATTCTCGGACCGGTCACGGGCAACGGCATCCTGAACAGCGAAGGCGCGGTCTGGCGACGCAATCGCCACCTCATCCAGCCCGCGTTCCACCCCGACCGAATCCAGGAGTACGCCTCGATGATGACCGAGTTCACCGAAGCGGGGCTCGAGGAGTGGGACGACGGCCAGACCCGGCTGTTCCACGAGGACATGATGGAGATTACGCTGAGGATCGTCGCCCGGGCGCTGTTCGGCGTCGACATCGACGACGCCGTCGACACTGTCGGCGACGCGCTCGAGGAGTTCATGCTGGCGAGCGAGAGCCTCTCGCATCTGGTCCTCCCGCCGACGATTCCGACGCCGTCCCGACGGCGAATCCAGCGCGCACGCGAGGAGCTCGACGCCGTCGTCTACCGCCTGATCGAGCAACGACGGGCGAACCCGACCGACCGAGACGTCATCTCGAAACTCCTCGAGGTGAGCGACGAGGAGGGGGCCACGCTCTCGGACGAGCAGATCAGAGACGAGGTCGTGACGCTGTTGCTCGCCGGCCACGAGACGACGGCGCTCGCGCTGACGTTTACGGCGTATCTCCTCGCGACGAACCCGACCGCCGAGCAGCGACTCGTCGAGGAACTCGAGGACGTGCTCGGCGGCCGGACGCCGACGATGGCGGACCTCTCGGAGCTGACGTACACGGAGCGGGTGGTCAAAGAATCGATGCGCCTCTACCCGCCGGTGCCGGGGATCGTCCGCGAACCGGTCAAGCCGGACGTCATCGGTGGCTACGAGATTCAGCCGGGATCGACGGTTCGAATGCACCAGTGGGTGGTCCACCGCGATCCGCGCTGGTACGACGACCCGCTCGCGTTCCGGCCCGAGCGCTGGACCGACGAGATGGAGTCCGACCTCCCGAAACTCGCTTACTTCCCGTTCGCGGCGGGGCCGCGCCGGTGTATCGGCGACCGCTTCGCGATGCTCGAGGCACGGCTCATGCTCGCGACGATCTACCAGAATTATCACCTCGAACTCGTCCCCGGGACGGACCTCGATTTGATGGCGACGATCACCGCGCGCCCGAAACACGAGATTCCGATGACGGTCCACGAGCGCTGA
- a CDS encoding pantoate kinase, whose translation MREEATAFVPGHITGFFSAHSAEDPTKAGSRGAGLTLTDGVDVTVTPAPEGESTIVLDGEELEIDPVRTVLETLETPARVEAESEIPLGSGFGVSGAMALGTALAANRVFERKLSRNELVTIAHGAEVQAGTGLGDVVAQAHGGVPIRLEPGGPQENKLDAIPERARVEYVSFGELSTADVLSGETDQLSAAGKQALSRVVEEPTLLSFMYASRLFAREAGLLTEQVAETINDVSEVGGQASMAMLGETVFALGTGLSDAGYEPTVCATHPAGAMLK comes from the coding sequence ATGCGTGAGGAGGCGACCGCGTTCGTACCGGGGCATATCACGGGCTTTTTCAGCGCCCACTCAGCCGAGGATCCGACGAAAGCCGGCTCTCGCGGTGCGGGGCTAACGCTCACCGACGGCGTCGACGTAACGGTCACACCCGCACCCGAGGGCGAGTCGACGATCGTCCTCGACGGCGAGGAACTCGAGATCGATCCCGTCAGAACCGTCCTCGAGACGCTCGAGACGCCAGCCCGCGTCGAGGCCGAATCCGAGATTCCGCTCGGCTCCGGCTTCGGCGTCTCGGGCGCGATGGCGCTTGGCACCGCGCTCGCGGCCAACCGCGTGTTCGAACGCAAGCTCTCGCGCAACGAACTCGTCACAATCGCCCACGGAGCTGAAGTACAGGCCGGAACCGGGCTGGGTGACGTGGTCGCGCAGGCCCACGGCGGCGTCCCGATCCGACTCGAGCCCGGCGGGCCACAGGAGAACAAACTCGATGCGATCCCCGAGCGAGCGCGCGTGGAGTACGTCTCGTTCGGTGAACTGTCGACGGCGGACGTCCTCTCGGGGGAGACCGACCAGTTGTCGGCAGCCGGGAAACAAGCACTGTCCCGCGTCGTCGAGGAGCCGACGCTGCTGTCGTTCATGTACGCCTCGCGGCTGTTCGCCCGCGAGGCAGGGCTGTTGACCGAGCAGGTTGCGGAGACGATCAACGACGTCTCGGAGGTCGGGGGTCAGGCCTCGATGGCGATGCTCGGCGAGACCGTCTTCGCCCTCGGAACGGGCCTGTCGGACGCCGGCTACGAGCCGACCGTCTGTGCGACCCATCCGGCGGGTGCGATGTTGAAGTAA
- a CDS encoding helix-turn-helix domain-containing protein: MRAATVTLSWNRGRDNPIPDVFGADDAVSLEEIRYVNPIHNGRYVELLDLRGDLERARTLLEDSPDAIEYDLVGEGHRGVAYVQWRTVGLVGDLLSILDQREIVVDWPITAVETETDRGLELTVVGTSWAIEQAATDLPDGVTLELHRLGSYRPQADRQFATLTERQRAVFELALAEGYYEVPRETTQRDLAEQLDCATGTVAEHLQRIESAFASAYAASIQSQGR; this comes from the coding sequence ATGAGAGCCGCAACGGTGACGCTCTCGTGGAACAGGGGCCGCGACAACCCGATTCCCGACGTCTTCGGTGCCGACGACGCGGTTTCCCTCGAAGAAATCCGCTACGTCAATCCCATCCACAACGGCCGGTACGTCGAACTGCTCGACCTGCGCGGCGACCTCGAGCGGGCGCGGACGCTGCTCGAGGATTCGCCCGACGCGATCGAATACGACCTCGTGGGTGAGGGGCATCGAGGCGTCGCCTACGTTCAGTGGCGCACCGTCGGGCTCGTCGGCGACCTCCTCTCGATCCTCGACCAGCGCGAGATCGTCGTCGACTGGCCGATCACGGCCGTCGAAACCGAGACCGATCGCGGTCTCGAGTTGACGGTGGTCGGGACGAGCTGGGCGATCGAACAGGCGGCCACAGATCTTCCCGACGGCGTCACCCTCGAACTCCACCGACTCGGCAGCTACCGCCCACAGGCAGATCGACAGTTTGCGACGCTCACCGAGCGCCAACGAGCGGTCTTCGAGCTGGCGCTCGCGGAGGGCTACTACGAGGTGCCGCGGGAGACGACACAGCGCGACCTCGCCGAACAACTCGACTGCGCAACGGGGACCGTCGCCGAACACCTCCAGCGCATCGAATCGGCGTTCGCGAGCGCCTACGCCGCGTCGATCCAGTCACAGGGTCGCTGA
- a CDS encoding 4-phosphopantoate--beta-alanine ligase, translating into MTDYDTVSADVEHEEEIPEDHPRYQDLLTRHRIEKGVEKGITHLQGMHAEGRGSAFDYLLGETTIPSADDAERAAAAHLLLADHPVLSINGNVAALVPGEMVDLAEATGADLEINLFNRTPKRIEAIAAHLREHGATDVKGLEADARIPNLDHQRAKVDEDGIYTADVVLVPLEDGDRAEALNEMDKTELVIDLNPLSRSPQVADVPIVDNIIRAVPNMTEHAKELADADESELLAIIEAFDREVALEQAENRIRSGEL; encoded by the coding sequence GTGACCGATTACGACACCGTCTCCGCCGACGTCGAACACGAAGAGGAGATTCCGGAGGATCATCCCAGATACCAGGACCTGCTCACGCGCCACCGCATCGAGAAGGGGGTCGAGAAGGGCATCACTCACCTGCAGGGGATGCACGCTGAGGGCCGTGGAAGCGCCTTCGACTACCTGCTGGGCGAGACAACGATCCCCAGCGCGGACGACGCCGAACGCGCAGCTGCAGCCCACCTCCTGTTGGCCGACCACCCAGTGCTCTCGATCAACGGCAACGTGGCGGCGCTGGTTCCCGGCGAGATGGTCGATCTCGCGGAGGCGACCGGTGCGGACCTCGAGATCAACCTGTTCAATCGCACGCCCAAGCGAATCGAAGCCATCGCGGCTCACCTCCGCGAGCACGGCGCGACGGACGTGAAGGGACTCGAGGCCGACGCGCGGATTCCGAACTTGGACCACCAGCGCGCGAAGGTCGACGAGGACGGTATCTACACGGCCGACGTCGTGCTCGTGCCCCTCGAGGACGGCGACCGCGCGGAGGCGTTGAACGAGATGGACAAAACCGAGCTCGTCATCGACCTCAACCCGCTCTCGCGGTCGCCACAGGTCGCCGACGTCCCGATCGTCGACAACATCATCCGTGCCGTACCGAACATGACCGAGCACGCGAAGGAACTGGCCGACGCAGACGAGTCGGAGTTGCTCGCGATCATCGAGGCGTTCGACCGTGAGGTGGCACTCGAGCAGGCCGAAAACCGGATTCGGTCGGGCGAGTTGTAA
- a CDS encoding ZIP family metal transporter — protein sequence MENYVLVFVAGLITAIATGLGAIPFFFVDDFSDRWNVALWGIASGIMVAVSVFGLVDEGLAYATDGFPTLLVGGLLTGVALVIVSDNVLDRVDLHDDREHDRGATGDELRTDGVGHGHDEHALEAEAFAQGDLKTLVLILGILTVHSFPEGVAVGVSFAELGLEGGAPILGFTIPLLAVFMTVAISIHNIPEGTAIAIPMRAMGLSKWRMVGAAIFSSLPQPIGAVIAFAFVSWAEAFLPFGFGFAAGAMVYLVATEFIPEALETGTALPNRGHHELLAGFGTGVAAMVPLMFI from the coding sequence ATGGAAAACTACGTACTGGTGTTCGTCGCGGGCCTCATCACCGCCATCGCGACGGGACTTGGGGCGATCCCGTTCTTCTTCGTCGACGACTTCAGTGACCGGTGGAACGTGGCGCTGTGGGGCATCGCGTCCGGGATCATGGTCGCGGTGTCAGTGTTCGGGCTCGTCGACGAAGGGCTGGCCTACGCCACGGACGGTTTTCCAACCCTGTTGGTCGGCGGCCTCCTCACGGGCGTCGCGCTGGTGATCGTCTCCGACAACGTACTCGACCGCGTCGACCTCCACGACGACCGTGAACACGACCGCGGTGCGACCGGGGACGAACTCCGCACTGACGGCGTCGGTCACGGCCACGACGAGCACGCGCTCGAGGCCGAGGCGTTCGCTCAGGGCGACCTGAAAACGCTCGTCCTCATCCTCGGCATCCTCACTGTTCACAGTTTCCCGGAGGGCGTGGCGGTCGGGGTTTCGTTCGCCGAACTCGGGCTGGAGGGCGGCGCTCCGATCCTCGGGTTCACGATCCCGCTGCTCGCGGTGTTTATGACGGTCGCCATCTCCATCCACAACATTCCGGAGGGAACCGCCATCGCGATCCCGATGCGGGCGATGGGCCTGTCCAAGTGGCGGATGGTGGGTGCGGCGATCTTCTCGAGCCTGCCCCAGCCCATCGGCGCGGTCATCGCATTCGCGTTCGTCTCGTGGGCCGAGGCGTTCCTCCCGTTCGGCTTCGGGTTCGCCGCCGGTGCGATGGTCTATTTGGTCGCGACGGAGTTCATCCCCGAGGCACTGGAGACCGGGACAGCGCTCCCAAACCGTGGCCATCACGAACTCCTCGCCGGCTTCGGCACGGGCGTTGCGGCGATGGTGCCCCTGATGTTCATCTAA
- a CDS encoding tyrosine--tRNA ligase — MDTYDLIMRNAEEVVTDEEVRDLAADPEGKRVYVGYEPSGVLHLGHLLTANKLIDLQEAGLDVVVLLADVHAYLNGKGSFEEIRETAEQMKAQFIAYGLEEDATEFVYGSEFQLEEDYTLDLHELELSTTMNRAQRAMAELQGDETAKVSHLVYPLMQTLDIEYLDLDLAVGGLDQRKVHMLAREKLPELDYEVRPCLHTPIVADLTTGEGKMSSSEGVTISMEDSTAELEEKVNSAFCPPTRDPEGDLENPVLELFEYHVFPRFDEIVVERPEKYGGDLTYEAYETLADDLESGELHPADAKGTLATYLDELIAPGREKLRELRN, encoded by the coding sequence ATGGACACGTACGACCTGATTATGCGAAACGCCGAGGAGGTCGTCACCGACGAGGAGGTACGCGACCTTGCCGCCGATCCCGAGGGCAAGCGCGTCTACGTCGGCTACGAACCATCCGGCGTGCTCCATCTCGGTCACCTGCTGACGGCGAACAAACTCATCGACCTTCAGGAGGCGGGTCTGGATGTCGTCGTCTTGCTCGCGGACGTCCACGCCTACCTGAACGGAAAGGGAAGCTTCGAGGAGATCCGCGAGACCGCTGAACAGATGAAAGCCCAGTTCATCGCCTACGGCCTCGAGGAGGACGCCACCGAGTTCGTCTACGGCTCCGAGTTCCAACTCGAGGAGGACTACACGCTCGATCTGCACGAACTCGAGCTGTCGACGACGATGAATCGCGCCCAGCGCGCGATGGCCGAACTGCAGGGCGACGAGACGGCGAAAGTCAGCCACCTCGTCTACCCGCTGATGCAGACGCTGGACATCGAATATCTCGATCTCGATCTCGCCGTCGGCGGGCTTGACCAGCGCAAGGTCCACATGCTCGCCCGCGAAAAGCTCCCGGAGCTCGACTACGAGGTTCGACCCTGTCTGCACACCCCCATCGTCGCCGACCTCACCACCGGCGAGGGGAAGATGTCCTCGAGCGAGGGCGTGACGATCTCGATGGAGGACTCGACAGCGGAACTCGAGGAGAAAGTCAACTCGGCCTTTTGTCCGCCGACGCGCGACCCCGAGGGCGATCTCGAGAACCCGGTCCTCGAACTGTTCGAGTACCACGTCTTCCCGCGCTTCGACGAGATCGTCGTCGAACGGCCCGAGAAATACGGCGGCGATCTCACCTACGAGGCCTACGAGACGTTGGCCGACGACCTCGAGTCCGGCGAACTCCACCCCGCCGACGCGAAGGGGACGCTCGCGACCTACCTCGACGAACTGATCGCGCCGGGCCGCGAGAAGCTGCGCGAACTGCGTAACTGA
- a CDS encoding DUF1508 domain-containing protein yields the protein MSSISEIHHKLFRLYEHYVGEPDSSTDVYGYWVFIVGYILGAAGVAVFVVGYAGSADSYTLIRGSGVTAAAGLALCLFGIVLMLPVRRIGIYASVLGLVVALSGVVFFGWAYPYNWRELGVDYSVQVITVYTLGVGLIAGVTALVPILTGRKGMFVDEEGATDDPAILTGDAIEGAQFAVFRDEHGDWQWHVLHLEALAASTESAVTRPDATQSIERVQSQISSAGLMELTTSAFRLYEDRDGTWQWTLARDDGSVVGASTGEFSARDDAEASVSFLKDRGPDADIIEIDGAAFTYAEDRDRWYWQLIDDDRTPLAGSETGHETQALAEDAAHQFVDRFGRARLLDVEHVGVELVDHADSWTWRLVDDRDDAVAACSATFDSRRDAEAAVEALLPALETASVTVAGDPAYELYDAGDKRRWRLVDEAEHVVARSPRELTAAAPVERSAEQFADHALEADVVEIEDAEYEVYPDDHAATAAAGPDDDLPVAADEPAAKPDGGTTLEYDDEPGPDWHWRLVTDDREVVAASTEPHPDADTATEAIRRVREQASEAELIEFEHAAFQVYEADSGEWRWRLIDEDGNVLADSGAEHTSRGEAAEAMMTLKEQAPDAELLEIETAAFELFVDEDDGWGWRLIDEGGQLVAEGPETHPTRGAARQAMNRLLEHLDADVRTMDRAVFQTYADDDWHWRFVLPSGDLVADDATAHPTRDELLESLDGVRESAARASSHTIGDVTVQLYESGDWHWRLLDRDREEIADSTVSYADRNTGVTAVETLQAHAVDAPIFAIEDAVIRLDNSDGWTWELVDRDREVIASAAEAVPSKDAVRSTIEDVRQLAPMAGRVDFDVASFELIADDEDRWRWRLIDEDRQTVATGTETHDSSETARAALEDVRTLIEDASILEIDSVSFELHTAENGWVWRLVDEHGSTMAESTQTYESRTKAREAMNDVKSQAPDGWITFTE from the coding sequence ATGTCCTCAATAAGTGAAATTCACCACAAACTGTTTCGACTGTACGAACACTACGTCGGCGAGCCCGACTCGAGCACGGACGTCTACGGCTACTGGGTGTTTATCGTCGGCTACATCCTGGGTGCGGCAGGAGTGGCCGTATTCGTCGTCGGCTATGCGGGGAGTGCAGACTCCTATACGCTAATCAGGGGCTCAGGGGTGACAGCGGCGGCGGGACTCGCGCTCTGTCTGTTCGGGATCGTATTGATGTTGCCAGTTCGCAGGATCGGGATTTATGCGAGTGTTCTTGGGCTGGTCGTTGCGCTCTCTGGTGTCGTCTTTTTCGGCTGGGCGTATCCGTACAACTGGCGGGAACTCGGCGTCGACTACAGCGTGCAGGTCATCACCGTGTATACGCTCGGCGTCGGACTCATCGCGGGCGTCACCGCTCTCGTCCCGATTCTGACGGGTCGGAAAGGGATGTTCGTCGACGAAGAAGGTGCAACCGACGACCCGGCTATTCTGACGGGCGATGCCATAGAGGGGGCACAGTTTGCCGTCTTCCGCGACGAACACGGCGATTGGCAGTGGCACGTCTTACACCTCGAGGCGCTCGCGGCAAGCACCGAGAGCGCCGTCACCCGACCCGACGCGACACAGAGCATCGAACGCGTCCAATCCCAGATCAGTTCCGCCGGGCTGATGGAGTTGACCACCTCCGCGTTCCGACTCTACGAGGATCGCGACGGTACGTGGCAGTGGACCCTCGCCCGCGACGACGGCAGCGTCGTGGGTGCCAGCACCGGCGAATTTTCCGCACGTGACGACGCCGAAGCGTCGGTGAGCTTTCTGAAAGATCGAGGCCCCGACGCGGACATCATCGAAATCGACGGTGCCGCCTTCACGTACGCTGAGGACCGCGACCGGTGGTACTGGCAACTGATCGATGACGACCGAACTCCGCTGGCCGGAAGCGAGACGGGTCACGAAACGCAGGCGCTGGCCGAGGACGCCGCCCACCAGTTCGTCGACCGGTTCGGCCGCGCGCGCTTGCTCGACGTCGAACACGTCGGTGTCGAACTCGTCGACCACGCCGACAGCTGGACGTGGCGACTCGTCGACGACCGTGACGACGCCGTTGCCGCCTGCTCGGCGACGTTCGACAGTCGTCGCGATGCCGAGGCCGCCGTCGAGGCGTTGCTCCCGGCTCTCGAGACAGCGTCGGTGACCGTTGCCGGCGACCCGGCCTACGAACTGTACGACGCGGGCGACAAGCGGCGCTGGCGGCTCGTCGACGAGGCTGAGCACGTCGTCGCACGAAGCCCCCGAGAGCTGACAGCAGCCGCGCCCGTCGAGCGCAGTGCCGAGCAGTTCGCCGACCACGCCCTCGAGGCCGACGTCGTCGAAATCGAGGATGCGGAGTACGAGGTCTACCCGGACGACCACGCCGCAACAGCGGCCGCCGGACCGGACGACGACCTGCCGGTGGCGGCCGACGAGCCTGCAGCGAAACCCGACGGCGGTACCACGCTCGAGTACGACGACGAACCCGGTCCCGACTGGCACTGGCGTCTCGTCACCGACGACCGCGAGGTTGTCGCCGCGAGCACCGAGCCCCACCCCGACGCCGATACGGCGACCGAGGCGATTCGGCGGGTCCGCGAGCAAGCCAGCGAAGCCGAACTCATCGAGTTCGAACACGCGGCGTTTCAGGTCTACGAGGCCGACTCCGGCGAGTGGCGCTGGCGACTGATCGACGAGGACGGCAACGTCTTGGCCGACAGCGGCGCAGAACACACTTCTCGCGGGGAGGCCGCGGAAGCGATGATGACGCTCAAAGAGCAAGCCCCCGACGCCGAACTCCTCGAGATCGAGACGGCCGCGTTTGAGCTCTTCGTCGACGAAGACGACGGCTGGGGCTGGCGACTCATCGACGAGGGCGGCCAACTCGTCGCCGAAGGTCCCGAGACCCATCCGACTCGCGGGGCCGCCCGACAGGCGATGAATCGGCTGCTCGAGCATCTCGACGCCGACGTTCGGACGATGGATCGAGCGGTGTTCCAGACGTACGCCGACGACGACTGGCACTGGCGGTTCGTGCTCCCGTCGGGCGACCTCGTCGCGGACGACGCCACGGCACACCCGACGCGGGACGAACTCTTAGAGAGTCTCGATGGCGTTCGCGAGTCGGCCGCTCGCGCGTCCAGTCACACCATCGGCGACGTCACCGTGCAACTGTACGAAAGCGGCGACTGGCACTGGCGGCTGCTCGATCGTGACCGCGAGGAGATCGCCGACTCGACCGTCTCCTACGCCGACCGCAACACTGGGGTGACCGCCGTCGAGACGCTGCAGGCACACGCAGTCGATGCGCCGATTTTCGCGATCGAGGACGCGGTAATCCGGCTGGACAACAGTGACGGCTGGACGTGGGAACTCGTCGACCGCGACCGCGAGGTAATCGCGAGCGCGGCCGAAGCCGTCCCATCGAAAGACGCCGTGCGCTCGACCATCGAGGACGTGCGCCAGCTTGCGCCGATGGCCGGCCGAGTGGACTTCGACGTCGCCTCGTTCGAACTGATCGCGGACGACGAGGACCGCTGGCGCTGGCGGCTCATCGACGAAGACAGGCAGACGGTTGCCACCGGCACCGAAACCCACGACTCGAGCGAGACCGCACGCGCCGCCCTCGAGGACGTACGGACCCTGATCGAAGACGCGAGCATTCTCGAGATCGATAGCGTCTCCTTCGAACTCCACACTGCAGAGAACGGCTGGGTGTGGCGGCTGGTCGACGAACACGGCTCGACGATGGCCGAAAGCACACAGACCTACGAGAGTCGAACGAAGGCTCGGGAAGCGATGAACGACGTGAAATCGCAGGCTCCCGACGGCTGGATCACGTTCACTGAATAA